From the Shewanella amazonensis SB2B genome, one window contains:
- a CDS encoding histone deacetylase family protein — MIPLVYHTSYSKLVLPPKHQFPITKYAHLRQHLLEYGHALEAQFVSPDPVDATFIKGVHDSDYVDAFLNGTLSPQAIRRLGFPLSHALVERTLHSLGGSLLTAKLAMSRGIALHLAGGYHHAHRDFGSGYCVFNDLVLAARHLIDEGHASRVMILDCDVHQGDGTATLCADMDDIISVSVHCDSNFPSRKPASDYDVPLPKGLEDDDYLDALEQVFQYLLHLEKPDVILYDAGVDVHHDDRLGHLNISTQGLLRRDKLVITMARNAGLPLAAVIGGGYSANPLHLSERHSQLFIAANQVWQGDNE; from the coding sequence ATGATCCCTCTGGTCTATCACACCAGCTATTCCAAGCTGGTGTTGCCCCCAAAGCATCAGTTCCCCATCACCAAGTACGCCCATCTCCGGCAGCATTTGCTGGAGTATGGGCATGCTTTGGAAGCGCAATTTGTCTCACCTGACCCGGTAGACGCGACCTTTATTAAAGGCGTTCACGACTCAGATTACGTAGATGCCTTTCTCAATGGCACTCTGTCACCGCAAGCCATTCGCAGGTTGGGATTTCCCTTGAGCCACGCTCTGGTCGAACGCACCCTGCATTCTTTGGGCGGGTCACTGCTCACGGCCAAGCTTGCCATGAGTCGGGGTATTGCGCTGCATCTTGCAGGTGGCTACCACCATGCTCACCGGGATTTTGGCAGCGGATATTGTGTGTTTAACGATCTGGTATTGGCGGCAAGGCACCTGATCGACGAGGGCCATGCAAGCCGTGTGATGATCCTTGACTGTGACGTACATCAGGGTGATGGCACCGCCACCCTGTGCGCAGACATGGACGATATCATCAGTGTATCTGTGCACTGCGATAGTAATTTTCCCAGTCGCAAGCCCGCGTCCGACTATGATGTTCCGCTGCCAAAAGGGTTGGAGGACGACGACTATCTCGATGCATTGGAGCAAGTATTCCAATACCTTCTGCATCTGGAAAAGCCGGATGTCATTCTCTATGATGCTGGAGTCGATGTTCATCATGATGACAGGCTGGGGCACCTTAATATCAGTACCCAAGGTCTGCTTCGCAGAGACAAATTGGTTATCACCATGGCGAGGAACGCCGGGTTGCCATTGGCTGCTGTGATTGGCGGCGGATACTCTGCAAATCCACTACACTTGAGCGAAAGACACAGCCAATTATTTATTGCCGCCAATCAGGTATGGCAAGGGGATAATGAATAA
- a CDS encoding DUF2057 domain-containing protein: MKSVLPVGALLALAASSSVFAGSLTIPMSFEYLALDGQEIATNSFSHKAELDLSPGTHKIAIRYHDMVDDEFSDSQTFVKSAPFILTLRVDGDYDYFLKPASGEVVKQPKQFAKAPQVVVNRADKGEVSYKIVQTDYKEDSFVGRLFGGSKGVDIDEAAAAATAATVAVASAAPSAPASQATAPVVADTAVPAAASPVSPAVGGAHAQQMLQYWWLQADEKTRKEFMSWAIKQL; this comes from the coding sequence ATGAAATCAGTTTTGCCTGTCGGCGCTCTGCTTGCGCTGGCCGCTTCATCCTCGGTGTTTGCCGGCAGTCTCACCATTCCTATGTCTTTTGAGTATCTGGCACTGGACGGCCAGGAAATTGCTACCAACAGTTTTTCCCACAAAGCCGAGCTTGACCTGTCTCCGGGCACCCACAAGATTGCCATCCGTTACCACGACATGGTGGACGATGAGTTCAGTGACAGCCAAACCTTTGTTAAATCAGCCCCTTTTATTCTGACGCTCAGGGTTGATGGTGATTATGATTACTTCCTCAAACCCGCCAGTGGTGAGGTTGTCAAACAGCCCAAGCAGTTTGCTAAAGCGCCTCAGGTCGTGGTTAACCGTGCCGACAAGGGCGAGGTCAGCTACAAAATAGTCCAGACAGACTACAAAGAAGACAGCTTCGTCGGTCGTCTCTTTGGTGGTTCCAAAGGCGTGGATATTGACGAAGCCGCCGCTGCCGCCACCGCCGCCACAGTTGCTGTAGCCAGCGCAGCGCCCTCAGCACCGGCAAGTCAAGCAACTGCCCCCGTAGTCGCTGATACTGCCGTACCGGCAGCAGCCAGCCCGGTTTCGCCCGCCGTTGGTGGCGCCCATGCGCAGCAAATGCTGCAATACTGGTGGCTGCAAGCCGACGAGAAAACCCGCAAAGAGTTTATGAGCTGGGCAATCAAACAGCTCTGA
- a CDS encoding primosomal replication protein, producing the protein MKYDGLLSRLRSQLKTLEQEVLQHDASLPAHSRKLMQDTERFNDELFIQHGAQLYPCIGQIEKDIKQLEQRLKLNLNASTIIAACERINDRFSAVKRALATTGIGVKAAAQAKDSARKRILASQERRHDNSGFAWIAAGVMQNSHQLYEELNKHLNWARKIESKIEQMETILENCHGTDKIKTQNEILLMHRRLGKCRQAISYIEDRIQAFERPYHSHNR; encoded by the coding sequence TTGAAATATGACGGATTACTGTCACGCCTGCGAAGCCAGCTGAAAACCCTGGAACAGGAAGTACTTCAGCACGATGCATCGCTGCCCGCCCATAGCCGTAAATTGATGCAGGACACTGAAAGGTTTAACGATGAGCTGTTTATCCAGCATGGTGCCCAGCTTTATCCCTGCATAGGCCAGATTGAAAAAGACATCAAACAGCTGGAGCAGAGACTCAAGCTCAATTTAAACGCGTCCACCATCATCGCCGCCTGTGAGCGTATCAACGACAGATTCAGCGCCGTTAAACGGGCGCTGGCCACCACCGGGATAGGCGTGAAGGCCGCGGCTCAGGCAAAAGACAGTGCCAGAAAGCGTATACTGGCCAGTCAGGAGCGGCGCCACGACAATAGCGGCTTTGCCTGGATTGCGGCCGGCGTCATGCAAAATAGCCATCAACTCTATGAAGAGTTAAATAAACATTTGAACTGGGCCAGAAAAATCGAGTCAAAGATCGAGCAAATGGAAACAATACTTGAAAATTGTCACGGTACTGACAAAATCAAAACGCAAAATGAGATCCTTTTGATGCACCGCAGGCTCGGAAAGTGTCGTCAGGCAATCAGTTACATTGAAGATCGTATCCAGGCATTCGAGCGGCCGTATCACAGTCACAATCGTTAA
- a CDS encoding TSUP family transporter has protein sequence MELLQDPTSLLLLALVGLIAGFIDAVVGGGGLLSIPALLSFGLPPHQALGTNKLSACFGSATAAWTYYRQQLLTPTFWRHSAAATFIGALLGTIAVYLTDAGILQKLLPLIIMAIALYTLIKPAAIEHPKAQEPQAPASTKHQWMQGVPLGFYDGYAGPGIGAFWTLSSSRLYRLPVLQNCALARAMTLISNITALSVFMIFGQVDIAVGLFLGASMMAGAYLGARSAIHFGLPFIRPVFILIVFAASTQLAWRAWF, from the coding sequence GTGGAATTACTGCAAGACCCCACCAGCCTGCTGTTGTTGGCGCTGGTCGGTCTGATTGCCGGATTTATTGACGCAGTTGTGGGCGGTGGCGGCCTCCTGTCGATTCCGGCATTGCTGTCATTCGGACTACCGCCCCATCAGGCGCTGGGTACCAATAAATTGTCGGCCTGTTTTGGCTCGGCTACCGCGGCTTGGACCTACTACCGGCAGCAACTATTGACCCCGACCTTTTGGCGTCACAGTGCCGCAGCCACCTTTATTGGCGCCCTGCTGGGGACAATCGCCGTTTACCTTACCGATGCCGGGATTTTGCAAAAGCTGCTGCCGCTCATCATCATGGCTATCGCCCTTTACACCCTGATCAAACCCGCCGCCATTGAGCACCCAAAAGCACAGGAGCCACAGGCGCCGGCCAGCACCAAACACCAATGGATGCAGGGCGTGCCTCTGGGATTTTACGATGGCTACGCCGGCCCCGGAATTGGTGCCTTTTGGACCTTGAGTTCGAGCCGCCTTTACCGTTTACCGGTATTGCAAAATTGTGCCTTGGCAAGGGCCATGACCCTGATTAGCAACATCACCGCCTTATCAGTGTTTATGATCTTTGGCCAGGTTGACATTGCAGTGGGTTTGTTTCTGGGCGCATCCATGATGGCAGGGGCCTACCTCGGTGCCCGCAGCGCCATTCATTTTGGGCTTCCCTTTATTCGGCCAGTGTTTATTCTGATTGTGTTTGCCGCATCCACCCAACTCGCCTGGAGAGCCTGGTTTTGA
- the dinG gene encoding ATP-dependent DNA helicase DinG, translating to MLPDKVKTQIRAIYKDIAAALPNFRSRREQNYMVAEISKTLAGEYDKHRRIIVVEAGTGIGKSLSYILGTIPLALTQKKKVCIATATVALQEQLLHKDLPFFLAQSGLNFRFGLVKGRQRYVCLAKLEMLIGDNNGTQMAMWQTKPDTAQVEMLQKLHSDFHKGLWNGEIDTLETPIPDHLWQQIACDKHSCHRQNASHRQCPFHKAREDVDTWDVLIANHSLLFADLELGGGIILPDPEEMFYVIDEAHHLPVVARDFSSAQATLRGAADWLEKIGKTAAKLQNQIKSNNIIAPSQAMQDHVADIAGMLNQVAHYCDGEKARFDNPENRLRFTHGALPEVLKRHAENLATATSGALKQFNKMQLLLGEAIKDGDIPRHQADTLQTETGFMLQRLENLHKLWKMMAKEDSKKGAPTARWIELLPANKQVDYLLCASPIEVGFMLESMLWEKAAGVVLCSATLRALNQFDYFAHQVGLSLHDGSRYLALQSPFDFENNATLYLPKMRTEPTDDNYTDELAEHILKLTEHEMASLVLFASYWQMEKVADIIGPKLKIPLLIQGNSPRQLLLDSHKKRCDEGKPSLLFGTGSFSEGLDLPGEYLTNLIVTKLPFAVPTSPVEQAHAEYIKEKGGNPFLQLTIPDASRKLIQSCGRLLRKEQDYGRITILDRRLVSKRYGKSLLDALPPYRRVIE from the coding sequence ATGCTGCCAGACAAAGTCAAAACCCAGATCCGCGCAATCTATAAAGATATTGCCGCCGCGTTGCCAAACTTCCGATCCCGACGCGAGCAAAACTATATGGTGGCTGAGATCTCCAAGACGCTGGCAGGGGAATATGACAAGCACAGGCGCATCATAGTTGTCGAAGCTGGCACAGGGATTGGTAAGTCTTTGTCCTACATTTTAGGCACCATTCCGCTGGCTTTGACTCAAAAAAAGAAAGTCTGTATCGCCACTGCAACCGTGGCCCTGCAGGAGCAGCTGCTGCACAAGGATTTACCTTTCTTTTTGGCGCAGTCCGGGCTCAACTTTCGATTTGGGCTGGTAAAAGGCAGGCAAAGATATGTGTGCCTGGCCAAACTCGAGATGCTCATAGGCGACAATAACGGCACTCAAATGGCCATGTGGCAGACCAAGCCCGACACGGCGCAGGTAGAGATGCTGCAAAAGCTGCACAGCGATTTCCACAAGGGCCTCTGGAACGGCGAAATAGACACGCTGGAGACGCCTATCCCCGATCACCTTTGGCAACAAATTGCCTGCGACAAGCATTCCTGTCACAGGCAAAATGCCAGTCACCGCCAATGCCCGTTCCACAAGGCACGGGAAGATGTGGATACCTGGGATGTGCTTATAGCCAACCACAGCCTGCTCTTCGCCGATCTCGAGCTAGGCGGCGGTATTATACTGCCCGATCCTGAAGAAATGTTTTACGTGATTGACGAAGCCCATCACCTGCCAGTGGTCGCACGGGATTTTTCCAGCGCGCAGGCGACATTGAGAGGGGCCGCTGACTGGCTTGAAAAAATTGGCAAGACCGCCGCCAAATTGCAAAACCAAATCAAGAGCAACAACATCATAGCGCCGTCACAGGCCATGCAAGACCATGTCGCTGACATCGCCGGTATGCTCAACCAGGTTGCCCATTATTGCGACGGCGAAAAGGCCCGTTTCGACAACCCGGAAAACCGCCTGCGCTTTACCCATGGCGCACTGCCGGAGGTGCTTAAACGTCACGCGGAAAACCTGGCCACGGCCACCAGCGGTGCCTTGAAGCAGTTCAATAAGATGCAACTTCTGCTGGGTGAAGCCATCAAGGATGGCGACATCCCACGCCATCAGGCCGATACGCTGCAAACCGAAACCGGCTTTATGCTGCAGCGGCTCGAGAACCTGCACAAACTCTGGAAAATGATGGCCAAAGAGGACAGTAAAAAAGGCGCACCCACGGCGCGCTGGATTGAACTCTTGCCGGCCAATAAACAAGTGGACTACCTGCTGTGCGCCTCCCCTATCGAAGTCGGCTTTATGCTGGAATCCATGCTGTGGGAAAAGGCGGCTGGGGTGGTGCTGTGCAGCGCAACCTTGCGGGCACTGAATCAATTTGACTATTTCGCCCATCAGGTAGGCTTGTCGCTGCACGATGGCAGTCGCTATCTCGCGTTGCAATCGCCTTTCGACTTTGAAAACAACGCCACCCTGTATTTGCCCAAAATGCGCACCGAACCGACCGACGACAATTACACCGATGAACTGGCCGAGCACATTTTAAAGCTTACTGAACATGAAATGGCCAGTCTGGTGTTATTCGCTTCTTACTGGCAGATGGAAAAGGTTGCCGACATCATCGGCCCAAAACTGAAAATCCCCTTGCTTATCCAGGGCAACTCGCCACGTCAGCTTTTGCTGGACAGCCATAAAAAGCGTTGTGATGAAGGTAAGCCATCCTTGCTCTTTGGCACCGGCAGTTTTTCAGAGGGTCTTGACTTACCCGGTGAGTACCTCACCAACCTGATAGTCACCAAACTGCCCTTTGCGGTGCCCACATCACCGGTAGAGCAGGCCCATGCGGAGTACATAAAAGAGAAAGGTGGCAATCCTTTTTTGCAACTGACCATTCCCGATGCCTCACGCAAGCTCATTCAAAGCTGCGGTCGTTTGCTGCGAAAAGAGCAGGACTATGGCAGGATCACCATATTGGACAGACGCCTTGTCAGTAAAAGATATGGCAAGTCTCTGCTGGACGCCCTGCCCCCTTATCGCAGGGTTATTGAATAG
- a CDS encoding DNA polymerase II, producing MELSSPCYPGFNESLAPILLRGRVLTRANVQRSGDTVLEYLIKTVNGPVKVEVHNQRPMAFCHSDDVERLLVEGAETEVWSHPLELQSFSRQPVHAIYCRTGLMLKRLVNRAQELGIALYEADIKPEQRFLIERFVALDAEFFGHFDSSGPSRFVASRVRATSQHIPLKAVSLDIECSMSGELYSIGLYGDCEPKVIIVGEGETELTCHRDGVEHKVAVEWACDEVALLLSLQRWFMEVDPDILLGWAVVTFDLSLLWRRAKHHGMRLCIGRFGKPLAWKVEDKHRPETLDLSGRVVLDGIDWLKAAFYQFDSFALDRVAGELLGEGKAIHNPDDRGEEITRLFREDKAALAYYNLTDCRLVWDIFQKTDLIHFALERARLTGLEFGRVGASIAAFNHLYLPHLHRAGFVAPAMQTVPGPDSPGGYVMDSVPGLYRNVLVLDYKSLYPSIIRTFLIDPKGLVLGLSEPEAMSVEGFRGARFSRQSPILPKLVATLASRREEAKANQNGPMSQAVKIIMNSLYGVLGSRGCVFHDYRLASSITLRGHEIMRTTKAWIEAEGFQVIYGDTDSTFVWLGDEAGNAKATGRALVDMVNQRWREQLREDKGLECFLELEFERHFEQFFMPTLRHSTEGSKKRYVGLYDNGNEKVLVFKGMEQVRSDWSPLARRVQYELYRRLFQQENLTEYVQEVEKSLYSGELDDELVFHKRLKRDISQYTAKSAPHVKAAALLVSATGDANRGKRGAAIRYLFTKAGAEPLGFQSQPIDYDYYYDRQLLPILEPILAVLKINYQKSGAEQLLLI from the coding sequence ATGGAATTGTCGTCCCCTTGCTACCCTGGCTTCAATGAATCACTGGCTCCGATACTGCTCAGGGGGCGGGTGCTCACGCGCGCCAATGTGCAGCGCAGCGGTGACACTGTGCTGGAATATCTGATTAAAACCGTCAACGGGCCGGTGAAGGTGGAAGTGCATAATCAAAGACCCATGGCCTTTTGCCATAGCGATGATGTAGAGCGCTTGCTCGTGGAGGGCGCTGAAACTGAAGTCTGGTCGCACCCACTCGAGCTGCAAAGTTTCAGCAGGCAACCCGTGCATGCAATCTATTGCCGTACAGGGCTTATGCTCAAGCGCCTCGTAAATCGAGCGCAGGAGTTGGGTATTGCGCTTTATGAGGCCGATATCAAACCAGAGCAGCGCTTCCTGATTGAACGTTTTGTGGCCCTTGATGCCGAGTTTTTCGGCCACTTCGACTCGAGCGGCCCAAGCCGGTTTGTTGCCAGCCGGGTGAGGGCAACCAGTCAACACATTCCCCTGAAAGCGGTTTCCCTCGATATCGAATGCAGTATGTCGGGGGAGCTCTATTCCATTGGTTTATATGGTGACTGCGAACCCAAAGTCATCATAGTCGGTGAGGGGGAAACCGAGCTCACTTGCCATCGGGATGGGGTGGAACATAAGGTCGCCGTGGAGTGGGCTTGTGATGAAGTGGCCCTGCTGTTATCGCTGCAGCGCTGGTTTATGGAGGTTGACCCCGACATCCTCTTGGGCTGGGCTGTGGTGACTTTCGATCTGTCGCTCCTGTGGCGTAGGGCAAAACACCATGGTATGCGGCTTTGCATCGGGCGGTTCGGTAAACCACTCGCTTGGAAAGTAGAAGACAAGCACAGACCGGAGACCCTGGACTTGTCCGGACGGGTAGTTCTCGATGGTATTGATTGGTTAAAGGCCGCATTTTACCAGTTTGACAGTTTCGCCTTGGACAGGGTGGCGGGTGAACTCCTGGGGGAGGGCAAAGCTATCCATAATCCTGATGACCGTGGCGAAGAAATCACCCGGTTGTTTCGTGAAGACAAAGCTGCTTTGGCCTATTACAACCTCACCGACTGCCGCCTGGTGTGGGATATTTTTCAAAAGACCGATCTCATCCATTTTGCCCTTGAGCGGGCGCGCCTCACTGGATTGGAATTTGGTAGGGTGGGTGCCAGTATTGCGGCTTTTAATCACCTTTATCTGCCCCATTTGCACCGGGCGGGTTTTGTGGCACCGGCAATGCAAACAGTCCCCGGGCCCGATAGCCCGGGTGGCTATGTGATGGATTCGGTTCCGGGCTTATATCGCAACGTATTGGTGCTGGATTACAAGAGCCTGTATCCCTCCATCATCCGAACCTTTTTAATCGACCCCAAGGGGCTCGTGCTCGGTCTATCTGAACCTGAGGCCATGTCTGTTGAAGGATTTCGCGGCGCGAGATTCAGTCGACAGTCGCCCATTTTGCCCAAACTTGTTGCAACACTGGCGAGTCGTAGAGAAGAGGCAAAAGCTAACCAGAACGGCCCCATGTCTCAGGCGGTGAAAATCATCATGAACTCTCTCTATGGGGTGCTGGGTTCCCGTGGATGTGTATTTCACGATTATCGTTTGGCAAGCTCCATTACCCTGCGGGGGCATGAGATCATGCGCACAACCAAGGCCTGGATAGAAGCGGAAGGATTTCAGGTCATCTATGGCGACACCGACTCTACCTTCGTTTGGTTGGGTGACGAGGCCGGGAATGCAAAGGCCACGGGGCGTGCGCTTGTGGACATGGTGAATCAGCGGTGGCGTGAGCAGCTGCGAGAGGATAAAGGACTTGAGTGCTTTTTGGAGCTTGAGTTTGAACGGCACTTCGAGCAATTTTTTATGCCCACACTCAGACACTCCACCGAAGGAAGCAAAAAACGCTATGTTGGGCTGTACGACAATGGCAATGAAAAGGTACTTGTGTTCAAGGGAATGGAGCAGGTTAGAAGTGACTGGAGTCCGCTGGCTCGCCGGGTTCAATACGAACTTTACCGGCGGTTATTCCAGCAGGAAAACTTGACTGAGTATGTGCAGGAAGTAGAGAAGTCGTTGTATTCCGGAGAGCTCGATGATGAGCTGGTGTTCCATAAACGTCTCAAGCGTGATATTAGCCAGTACACGGCAAAATCCGCTCCCCACGTGAAAGCCGCTGCCTTGCTTGTCAGTGCAACGGGTGATGCCAACCGGGGAAAGCGTGGTGCAGCTATCAGGTACCTCTTTACCAAAGCGGGGGCTGAGCCCTTGGGTTTTCAGTCTCAGCCAATTGATTATGACTACTACTACGACCGCCAATTGTTACCCATTTTGGAACCCATACTCGCCGTTTTGAAAATTAATTACCAAAAATCAGGCGCTGAGCAATTGTTGTTAATCTAG
- a CDS encoding porin, translating to MNKTLIAGAILASLVAPTVSAIEIYKDDKNAVSIGGFIDARAIHTQDTTEVVNGASRINFGFERALSHDWKAFALLEWGINPFGSSEIVYNNKFETVQDEFFYNRLGYAGLSHDTWGTLTIGKQWGAWYDVVYGTNYGFVWDGNAAGVYTYNKDDGAVNGTGRGDKVIQYRNSVGDFSYAIQAQLKNSTFFTCDFDDITQDDCQALWQQGKREAQQVEYNYTYGGAVTWKATDKLALAVGVNRGEFDVTYGNGDQITAVDLIYGVGATWGDFDTDGFYASLNYNYNENHDTDNIGRLIKEAFGIESLFSYKFENGFRAFVSYNLLDAGNDYVIQPNFNADPNDVFKRQFVVAGLHYVWDKDTVLYVEGRKDFSDFSSADVEQEARMALSEDDGIAIGIRYTL from the coding sequence ATGAACAAGACTCTCATCGCCGGCGCAATATTGGCCTCGCTGGTGGCTCCCACCGTTTCTGCCATCGAAATTTACAAAGACGACAAAAACGCCGTCTCCATCGGTGGTTTTATCGACGCCCGCGCAATTCATACCCAGGACACCACAGAAGTGGTAAACGGTGCCTCTCGTATTAATTTTGGCTTTGAGCGTGCCCTCAGCCACGACTGGAAAGCCTTTGCCCTGCTCGAGTGGGGGATCAATCCCTTCGGCAGCAGTGAGATTGTTTATAACAACAAATTCGAAACCGTACAGGACGAGTTCTTTTACAACCGTCTTGGTTATGCCGGTCTGAGCCATGACACCTGGGGTACCCTCACCATCGGTAAACAGTGGGGCGCATGGTATGACGTGGTCTACGGCACCAACTACGGCTTTGTGTGGGATGGAAACGCCGCGGGCGTTTATACCTACAACAAAGATGATGGTGCAGTAAATGGCACCGGCCGCGGTGATAAAGTCATCCAATATCGTAACAGCGTGGGTGACTTCAGCTATGCCATCCAGGCTCAGTTAAAAAACAGCACTTTCTTCACCTGCGACTTCGACGATATCACTCAAGATGACTGCCAAGCCTTGTGGCAGCAGGGCAAGCGCGAAGCCCAGCAGGTTGAATATAACTACACCTACGGCGGCGCAGTTACCTGGAAGGCAACTGACAAATTGGCATTGGCGGTGGGCGTAAACCGCGGTGAATTTGATGTGACCTATGGTAACGGCGACCAAATTACTGCGGTTGATCTGATCTACGGCGTGGGCGCGACCTGGGGTGATTTTGACACAGATGGTTTTTATGCCTCTCTTAATTACAACTACAACGAAAACCACGATACAGACAACATAGGTCGCTTGATTAAAGAGGCCTTTGGTATCGAGTCACTGTTCTCCTACAAATTTGAGAATGGTTTCCGCGCATTTGTATCTTATAACTTGCTGGACGCCGGTAACGACTACGTTATCCAACCAAACTTTAATGCCGACCCCAACGACGTATTCAAACGTCAATTTGTGGTAGCGGGTTTACATTATGTTTGGGATAAAGACACAGTGCTGTATGTGGAAGGACGTAAAGACTTCAGTGATTTCAGCAGTGCCGATGTCGAACAGGAAGCGAGAATGGCGCTTTCGGAAGATGACGGTATCGCAATAGGCATTCGTTACACATTGTAA